Proteins encoded together in one Triticum dicoccoides isolate Atlit2015 ecotype Zavitan chromosome 7B, WEW_v2.0, whole genome shotgun sequence window:
- the LOC119338256 gene encoding NADH dehydrogenase [ubiquinone] iron-sulfur protein 5-B-like: MASGWGINGNKGRCYDFWLDFSSCMSRCRQPSDCGLLREDYLECLHHSKEFQRRNRIYKEEQRQIRAAARKAKEEAEGAPAVAAHH; the protein is encoded by the exons ATGGCGTCCGGGTGGGGCATCAACGGGAACAAGGGGCGGTGCTACGACTTCTGGCTGGACTTCAGCTCGTGCATGAGCCGCTGCCGCCAGCCCTccgactgcggcctcctccgcgAGGACTACCTCGAGTGCCTCCACCACTCCAAGGAG TTCCAACGCAGGAACAGGATCTACAAGGAGGAGCAACGTCAGATAAGAGCTGCTGCTCGCAAGGCCAAGGAGGAAGCCGAAGGAGCTCCTGCTGTTGCAGCTCACCACTAG
- the LOC119336137 gene encoding phosphatidylinositol-3-phosphatase myotubularin-1-like, which translates to MEASGSWDAIDWNQIEDPRSRRSSQGMEEFLLEDEEVYAQGHGVVLLNTDEAGIVSVTNFRLLFVSQATKSIIELGTIPLSTIEKLNDDVKLQSVPRQYDKKQPRELLQVIGKDMRVIVFAFRPRTKQKNEVFDALRRYAKPSQLWELYAFSCDPSTVDKKSDPKMRLMKEYHRLLSEGSEFEVEKYYFRNNWRLTTVNSSYSLCSTYPSQLIVPKSISDEDLWQASTFRAGRRLPIISWCNPVSGAVLARSSQPLVGLMMNFRNNADEKLVSALCIQNVDANLPPRKLYIVDARPRANALANGAKGGGSESSSNYPKSEVLFLGIQNIHTMRDSLSRLRDYVDAHGSISSNGSSSAVSLVGDRRNRGSTWGGGSLNSMTQFSSMLGEWLNHIQNILVGASWIAAQIAQESASVLVHCSDGWDRTTQLIALACLLLDPYYRTFDGFQALVEKDWLAFGHPFAERLGIPTVSENGGSQYELLRQPSVGNLTSSPSRGSLGTPGSSSNTSVQSQTSNNSSPILLQWLDCIAQLLRLYPAAFQFSSKFLVDFMDCVLSCRFGNFLCNSEREREQSGVTSSCHCMWTYLADLRASGGSFHEHINPFYDRERYWLPLVPPAAALAPTLWPQFYLRWTCPPESQGGGLESHGHSMRKKYEASVKSKDMAESRSRDIKMKMESMLTDLQRERRASSSALAMAQRARRENVAIKRAIQTIGCTVNFSTNENQVDKSEEMSYSFRREADTVSQQDDNADMSVSISAIEDSLVSETPSNQVCESLCPFRSREGCRWPHAACAQLGSQFVGLKANFDAFDRLSVKDCYFPKE; encoded by the exons ATGGAGGCCTCTGGGAGCTGGGACGCCATCGACTGGAACCAAATCGAG GATCCGAGGTCGCGGAGGTCTTCGCAGGGAATGGAGGAGTTcctgctcgaggacgaggaggTTTATGCCCAG GGCCATGGTGTTGTTCTACTAAACACAGATGAGGCCGGCATTGTTTCAGTGACAAATTTCCGTCTTCTCTTTGTG agCCAGGCAACAAAAAGCATAATAGAGTTAGGTACCATACCCCTTAGTACAATTGAGAAGTTAAATGAT GATGTAAAGCTTCAATCCGTACCACGCCAGTATGATAAGAAGCAGCCTCGTGAACTTCTTCAAGTCATTG GTAAAGACATGAGAGTTATTGTGTTCGCTTTTCGTCCTAGAACCAAGCAG AAAAATGAAGTGTTTGACGCTTTGAGAAGATATGCTAAACCTTCTCAGCTGTGGGAGCTATATGCATTTTCTTGTGACCCATCCACTGTTGATAAGAAATCCGATCCAAAGATGCGTCTCATGAAGGAATACCATCGTCTTCTTAGCGAAGGCAGTGAGTTTGAAGTTGAAAAATATTATTTCCGTAACAATTGGAGACTAACCACAGTTAATTCGAGCTATTCATTGTGTTCAACATACCCCTCTCAGTTGATTGTTCCTAAGAGCATAAG TGATGAAGATTTGTGGCAAGCTTCTACTTTCCGAGCCGGCAGACGCTTGCCTATTATTTCGTGGTGTAACCCTG TTTCTGGAGCTGTCTTGGCAAGGTCGTCTCAGCCGCTGGTGGGATTAATGATGAACTTTAGAAA CAATGCTGACGAGAAGCTTGTTTCTGCTCTCTGCATCCAAAATGTTGATGCGAATTTGCCTCCAAG GAAATTATACATAGTTGATGCCCGGCCAAGAGCAAATGCTTTAGCAAATGGGGCAAAGGGTGGTGGCTCAGAGTCATCTTCTAATTATCCAAAATCTGAG GTTCTTTTCTTAGGAATACAAAACATCCACACAATGAGAGATAGTCTTTCTCGCCTTAGGGATTATGTGGATGCCCATGGGTCAATATCATCAAACGGTTCCTCTTCAGCTGTATCCCTCGTCGGAGACCGG AGAAATCGTGGATCAACCTGGGGTGGAGGCAGTCttaatagcatgacacagttttctTCGATGTTAGGGGAATGGCTAAATCATATCCAGAACATCCTGGTTGGTGCTTCATGGATTGCTGCACAAATTGCCCAGGAATCAGCTTCAGTTCTTGTCCATTGCAG TGATGGTtgggaccgcacaacccagttgattgcACTTGCTTGTTTGTTGCTTGACCCCTATTATAGAACGTTCGATGGGTTCCAG GCCCTTGTGGAAAAGGATTGGCTAGCTTTTGGTCACCCGTTTGCAGAGCGATTGGGAATTCCAACAGTGTCCGAGAATGGGGGATCACAGTATGAGCTACTAAGGCAACCATCTGTTGGGAATTTAACCAGTTCGCCGAGCAGAGGTTCTTTAGGAACACCAGGGTCATCCTCTAATACATCAGTTCAATCCCAGACATCAAACAACAGTTCACCCATACTGTTACAG TGGCTTGATTGTATTGCTCAGTTGTTACGTCTATACCCAGCTGCATTTCAGTTTTCATCT AAATTCCTAGTTGACTTTATGGATTGTGTGCTATCATGTCGCTTTGGGAACTTCCTATGCAATAG CGAGCGGGAAAGAGAGCAATCTGGGGTTACAAGCTCTTGCCATTGCATGTGGACGTACTTGGCTGATCTCCGGGCTTCTGGTGGTAGCTTCCATGAGCACATTAATCCATTTTATGACCGAGAGAGGTATTGGCTCCCCCTTGTACCCCCTGCTGCAGCACTTGCTCCAACTCTATGGCCTCAGTTTTATTTGAGATGGACATGTCCCCCTGAATCACAAGGTGGTGGTCTTGAATCCCATGGGCATTCCATGCGTAAAAAATACGAGGCCTCAGTCAAG TCAAAGGACATGGCTGAATCAAGATCAAGGGATATTAAAATGAAGATGGAGTCTATGCTGACAGACTTGCAGAGGGAGAGGCGTGCAAGTAGTTCAGCCTTAGCCATGGCTCAAAGGGCTCGAAGGGAGAACGTCGCCATTAAAAGGGCAATCCAAACTATAGGGTGCACTGTTAATTTCTCGACGAACGAAAACCAAGTGGACAAGTCCGAGGAGATGTCATATTCATTTCGAAGAGAAGCTGACACTGTATCCCAGCAAGATGATAATGCTGACATGTCTGTATCCATCTCTGCGATTGAGGACAGTTTGGTATCAGAGACACCAAGCAACCAAGTTTGCGAATCGCTCTGCCCCTTCCGCAGCAGAGAGGGGTGCAGATGGCCGCATGCTGCTTGCGCACAGCTAGGAAGCCAGTTTGTTGGTTTAAAGGCAAATTTTGATGCTTTTGACCGGCTATCTGTAAAAGATTGCTATTTTCCTAAAGAATAG